From a region of the Myxococcales bacterium genome:
- the murA gene encoding UDP-N-acetylglucosamine 1-carboxyvinyltransferase gives MSNFVIHGGRPIKGHVRVSGNKNATLPMIAAALLTDEEVVLENVPAIRDVESMLEIAKYLGAEVTREQSTVRIRAREIVTHEIPWELCEKNRTSFLFVAPLLHRVAEAQVHPPGGDMIGRRRLDAHFYGFEKLGCRVDPESYKLVAPRGMRGSVMFFDEASVTATEHILMAAVLAEGVSEIRNAASEPHVQDLAALLVEMGAEISGIGTNTLVVTGVTKLHGTTHRIEGDHIEAGSFLALAAALGGDIVVEGIRGSHYWMIHRLFERFGIELEIGSDSIYLAGDQVPRIRQDVGGKTPRVDDGPWPQFPSDLMSSMLVLATQTHGSVLFFEKLFESRMYFVDPLIQMGANIIVCDPHRVVISGKTPLVGQTVRSPDIRAGMALIIAALCATQRPSVVQNAEIIDRGYENIVGKLTALGASIERVDD, from the coding sequence ATGAGCAACTTTGTAATCCATGGCGGGCGCCCCATCAAGGGGCACGTCCGGGTCAGCGGGAACAAGAACGCCACGCTGCCGATGATCGCGGCTGCGCTCCTCACCGACGAAGAAGTCGTATTGGAAAATGTGCCCGCGATCCGAGATGTCGAATCCATGCTCGAGATCGCGAAGTATCTGGGCGCAGAAGTGACTCGCGAGCAATCGACAGTTCGCATCCGCGCGCGCGAAATCGTGACCCATGAGATTCCCTGGGAGCTGTGCGAGAAGAACCGTACGAGTTTTTTGTTTGTTGCTCCGCTGCTACATCGTGTCGCCGAAGCCCAGGTGCACCCGCCTGGCGGGGACATGATCGGGCGGCGAAGACTCGACGCGCACTTCTATGGCTTCGAAAAATTGGGTTGTCGAGTCGACCCAGAATCCTACAAGCTGGTCGCGCCTCGTGGGATGCGCGGCAGCGTGATGTTTTTCGACGAAGCCAGCGTCACGGCGACCGAACACATCCTGATGGCTGCGGTGCTCGCCGAGGGTGTGAGCGAAATTCGCAACGCCGCCAGCGAACCTCATGTGCAGGATCTGGCCGCGCTCCTGGTCGAGATGGGGGCAGAAATCTCGGGCATCGGTACCAACACCCTGGTCGTGACCGGGGTTACGAAATTGCACGGCACGACCCATCGGATCGAGGGAGACCACATCGAAGCCGGGAGCTTCCTCGCCCTGGCCGCAGCGTTGGGCGGCGACATCGTCGTCGAGGGGATTCGCGGGAGTCACTACTGGATGATCCACCGGCTGTTCGAGCGCTTCGGGATCGAATTGGAGATCGGCTCGGATTCGATTTATCTCGCCGGCGATCAGGTGCCGCGGATTCGCCAGGACGTTGGCGGCAAGACACCCCGAGTGGACGATGGTCCCTGGCCGCAATTTCCATCGGACCTGATGAGCAGCATGCTCGTGCTGGCCACCCAGACCCACGGTTCGGTGCTGTTCTTTGAAAAACTCTTCGAAAGTCGCATGTACTTCGTCGATCCGCTGATTCAGATGGGCGCCAATATCATTGTCTGCGATCCACACCGGGTGGTGATATCGGGCAAGACTCCGTTGGTGGGGCAGACGGTCCGGAGTCCGGACATCCGCGCCGGCATGGCGCTGATTATCGCCGCGCTTTGTGCGACGCAACGTCCGAGCGTGGTGCAGAACGCCGAAATCATCGATCGCGGCTACGAGAACATCGTGGGAAAACTCACGGCTCTGGGCGCTTCCATCGAGCGAGTGGACGACTGA